In a single window of the Notamacropus eugenii isolate mMacEug1 chromosome 4, mMacEug1.pri_v2, whole genome shotgun sequence genome:
- the PHETA1 gene encoding sesquipedalian-1 isoform X2 produces MKLNERSLAFYATCDSPADNTGFLYKKGERHTAYHRRWFVLKGNMLFYFEDRDSREPVGVIILEGCTVELCEAAEEFAFAIRFAGSRSRTYILAADSQPAMEAWVKALSRASFDYMRLVVRELEQQLERMRSGGRRRTEPLVPPRRERSLPSSGPKENGCAVWNQESPSLPNGTLPRTSHEGAPRPPPLPPRRKPSLGNSPVPVLVPETPFTPCTTTFSQLHDWYGQEILALRREWLESRGQL; encoded by the coding sequence ATGAAGCTGAATGAGCGCAGCCTGGCCTTCTATGCCACCTGTGACTCGCCGGCAGACAACACGGGCTTCCTGTATAAGAAGGGCGAGCGCCACACGGCCTACCATAGACGTTGGTTTGTGCTCAAGGGGAACATGCTGTTCTACTTTGAGGACCGTGATAGCCGGGAACCTGTGGGCGTCATCATCTTGGAGGGGTGCACGGTGGAGCTGTGTGAGGCCGCTGAGGAGTTCGCCTTTGCCATCCGCTTTGCTGGATCCCGCTCGCGCACATACATCCTGGCGGCCGACAGCCAGCCAGCCATGGAGGCCTGGGTCAAGGCCCTGTCCCGAGCCAGCTTTGACTACATGCGGCTGGTTGTGCGTGAGCTGGAGCAACAGCTGGAACGGATGCGGTCGGGGGGCAGGCGGAGGACCGAGCCTCTGGTCCCCCCACGGCGGGAGCGCTCGCTGCCCTCAAGCGGCCCCAAGGAGAATGGCTGTGCTGTGTGGAATCAGGAGTCACCCAGCCTGCCCAATGGGACCCTCCCCAGGACTAGCCATGAGGGGGCCCCGAgaccccccccactcccacctcgTCGGAAGCCCTCCCTGGGCAACAGCCCTGTCCCCGTCCTGGTCCCCGAGACTCCTTTCACCCCATGCACAACCACCTTCTCTCAGCTTCATGACTGGTACGGCCAGGAGATTCTGGCCCTGAGGCGTGAGTGGCTGGAGAGCCGAGGCCAGCTGTGA